A genomic region of Salvelinus alpinus chromosome 12, SLU_Salpinus.1, whole genome shotgun sequence contains the following coding sequences:
- the podxl2 gene encoding podocalyxin-like protein 2 isoform X1: MAGLHRTFIFGSTLLFLLSCDALLSDGPPTLLSTSQPSPLSLIDLDLDVEEQPEMMTVPGSPTTVPGLTSQGRETSQQDTSQEASGFFSEDGEDNKPLQSSVNLWDDVRDQVNITDLDRNSLRGYSQTLSQSSTSPMEEPRQGNHTSPFMTAMENLERELWEMERESSGLPVEPGYAQNQGLSTTTIPAADPVVPVDFTTLDPQYVPVHGGQESPPGDTVEVEVAEEEEETDGEMKRESTTTEPDVSIASSRPTLPEVGVFPSFGPLQPDNIHTEDREEVVEEGEEEDEEEEETVVLGGPGSDRGRGGAISPLTTVPSASLAPTVDFTEDSWDRLEDGREGREEEERRQEEQEVKNGGTELLTETDILHGAHFSQEIQQVICVDWSDLAGKGYIILNMSDSVDCDEFRVESGDRLLELLETAFSRKMDSPQGSWLISLSKPTMQDHQLLITLASEHGVIATKDVLSMLGEIRKGLHEIGIQSYSSASTCHSRPSQTRSDYGKLFVVLVIIGSVCVVIIASGLIYICWQRRLPTLKTRTRGEELHFVENGCHDNPTLDVTSDGGQPEMQEKKHHPYHHANGLTAGTGSGGMAGGEGGSSGWQVLVNKPGRKEEDNMEEDTHL, translated from the exons ATGGCAGGCCTGCATCGCACGTTTATATTCG GCTCCACACTGTTGTTCCTGTTGTCCTGTGACGCCCTGTTGAGTGATGGACCACCCACCCTGCTGtccacctcccagccctctcctctgtccctcatTGACCTGGACCTAGATGTGGAGGAGCAGCCTGAGATGATGACCG TTCCAGGCAGCCCCACCACGGTACCAGGCCTAACCTCCCAGGGACGGGAGACCTCCCAGCAGGACACGTCCCAGGAGGCCTCAGGGTTCTTCAGTGAGGACGGTGAAGACAACAAGCCTCTCCAGTCCTCTGTTAATCTCTGGGACGATGTCAGAGACCAAGTCAACATCACTGATCTAGACAGGAACTCCCTCAGAG GTTACAGTCAAACCCTCTCCCAGTCCTCCACCTCTCCCATGGAGGAACCCAGACAGGGGAACCACACTTCTCCTTTCATGACTGCGATGGAGAACCTGGAGCGGGAGTtatgggagatggagagagagtccAGCGGCCTCCCCGTAGAGCCTGGCTATGCCCAGAACCAGGGCCTGTCTACCACCACCATCCCTGCTGCTGACCCGGTGGTTCCTGTAGACTTCACCACCTTAGACCCACAATATGTCCCTGTACACGGGGGCCAGGAATCACCTCCGGGGGACacagtggaggtagaggtagcagaggaggaagaggagacggATGGGGAGATGAAAAGGGAGAGTACCACCACTGAGCCTGACGTCTCCATCGCCTCCTCCAGACCCACCCTCCCAGAGGTGGGTGTCTTCCCCAGCTTTGGGCCCCTACAGCCAGACAACATTCATACAGAAGAccgggaggaggtggtggaggaaggtgaggaagaggatgaagaggaagaggagacagtGGTCCTTGGAGGACCTGGGAgtgacagggggagaggaggggccaTCTCTCCCCTGACCACGGTCCCCTCTGCTTCTTTGGCCCCCACAGTCGACTTCACAGAGGACTCCTGGGATCGTCTGGAGGACGGGAGGGAGGgccgggaggaggaggagaggaggcaggaggaGCAGGAGGTCAAAAATGGAGGAACAGAGCTGTTAACAGAGACAGATATCCTCCACGGTGCACACTTCTCACAGGAGATACAGCAG GTGATCTGTGTGGACTGGAGCGATCTGGCTGGGAAGGGCTACATCATCCTCAACATGTCAGACAGCGTTGACTGT GATGAGTTCCGTGTGGAGAGTGGGGACCGGCTCCTGGAGCTGCTAGAGACAGCCTTCTCTAGGAAGATGGACAGTCCTCAGGGCTCCtggctcatctctctctctaaacccacCATGCAGGACCACCAGCTGCTCATCACACTGGCCAGCGAACACG GAGTTATTGCCACCAAGGATGTGCTATCGATGTTAGGTGAGATAAGGAAAGGTTTACACGAG ATTGGCATCCAGAGCTACAGCAGTGCTAGCACCTGTCACTCCAGACCCAGTCAGACCCGTAGCGACTACGGGAAGCTGTTTGTGGTCCTGGTGATCATAGGTTCTGTCTGTGTGGTCATCATCGCCTCTGGTCTAATCTATATCTGCTGGCAGAGACGCCTGCCTACGCTGAAGACTAGG ACACGAGGTGAGGAGCTCCATTTTGTGGAGAACGGCTGCCATGACAACCCCACCCTGGACGTCACGAGTGACGGGGGGCAGCCAGAGATGCAGGAGAAGAAACACCACCCGTACCACCACGCTAACGGACTGACGGCTGGGACCGGGTCTGGGGGGATGGccgggggggagggagggagcagtggCTGGCAGGTCCTGGTCAACAAACCTGGAAGGAAGGAAGAGGATAATATGGAAGAGGACACACACCTTTAG
- the podxl2 gene encoding podocalyxin-like protein 2 isoform X3 — protein sequence MAGLHRTFIFGSTLLFLLSCDALLSDGPPTLLSTSQPSPLSLIDLDLDVEEQPEMMTVPGSPTTVPGLTSQGRETSQQDTSQEASGFFSEDGEDNKPLQSSVNLWDDVRDQVNITDLDRNSLRGYSQTLSQSSTSPMEEPRQGNHTSPFMTAMENLERELWEMERESSGLPVEPGYAQNQGLSTTTIPAADPVVPVDFTTLDPQYVPVHGGQESPPGDTVEVEVAEEEEETDGEMKRESTTTEPDVSIASSRPTLPEVGVFPSFGPLQPDNIHTEDREEVVEEGEEEDEEEEETVVLGGPGSDRGRGGAISPLTTVPSASLAPTVDFTEDSWDRLEDGREGREEEERRQEEQEVKNGGTELLTETDILHGAHFSQEIQQVICVDWSDLAGKGYIILNMSDSVDCDEFRVESGDRLLELLETAFSRKMDSPQGSWLISLSKPTMQDHQLLITLASEHGVIATKDVLSMLGEIRKGLHETRGEELHFVENGCHDNPTLDVTSDGGQPEMQEKKHHPYHHANGLTAGTGSGGMAGGEGGSSGWQVLVNKPGRKEEDNMEEDTHL from the exons ATGGCAGGCCTGCATCGCACGTTTATATTCG GCTCCACACTGTTGTTCCTGTTGTCCTGTGACGCCCTGTTGAGTGATGGACCACCCACCCTGCTGtccacctcccagccctctcctctgtccctcatTGACCTGGACCTAGATGTGGAGGAGCAGCCTGAGATGATGACCG TTCCAGGCAGCCCCACCACGGTACCAGGCCTAACCTCCCAGGGACGGGAGACCTCCCAGCAGGACACGTCCCAGGAGGCCTCAGGGTTCTTCAGTGAGGACGGTGAAGACAACAAGCCTCTCCAGTCCTCTGTTAATCTCTGGGACGATGTCAGAGACCAAGTCAACATCACTGATCTAGACAGGAACTCCCTCAGAG GTTACAGTCAAACCCTCTCCCAGTCCTCCACCTCTCCCATGGAGGAACCCAGACAGGGGAACCACACTTCTCCTTTCATGACTGCGATGGAGAACCTGGAGCGGGAGTtatgggagatggagagagagtccAGCGGCCTCCCCGTAGAGCCTGGCTATGCCCAGAACCAGGGCCTGTCTACCACCACCATCCCTGCTGCTGACCCGGTGGTTCCTGTAGACTTCACCACCTTAGACCCACAATATGTCCCTGTACACGGGGGCCAGGAATCACCTCCGGGGGACacagtggaggtagaggtagcagaggaggaagaggagacggATGGGGAGATGAAAAGGGAGAGTACCACCACTGAGCCTGACGTCTCCATCGCCTCCTCCAGACCCACCCTCCCAGAGGTGGGTGTCTTCCCCAGCTTTGGGCCCCTACAGCCAGACAACATTCATACAGAAGAccgggaggaggtggtggaggaaggtgaggaagaggatgaagaggaagaggagacagtGGTCCTTGGAGGACCTGGGAgtgacagggggagaggaggggccaTCTCTCCCCTGACCACGGTCCCCTCTGCTTCTTTGGCCCCCACAGTCGACTTCACAGAGGACTCCTGGGATCGTCTGGAGGACGGGAGGGAGGgccgggaggaggaggagaggaggcaggaggaGCAGGAGGTCAAAAATGGAGGAACAGAGCTGTTAACAGAGACAGATATCCTCCACGGTGCACACTTCTCACAGGAGATACAGCAG GTGATCTGTGTGGACTGGAGCGATCTGGCTGGGAAGGGCTACATCATCCTCAACATGTCAGACAGCGTTGACTGT GATGAGTTCCGTGTGGAGAGTGGGGACCGGCTCCTGGAGCTGCTAGAGACAGCCTTCTCTAGGAAGATGGACAGTCCTCAGGGCTCCtggctcatctctctctctaaacccacCATGCAGGACCACCAGCTGCTCATCACACTGGCCAGCGAACACG GAGTTATTGCCACCAAGGATGTGCTATCGATGTTAGGTGAGATAAGGAAAGGTTTACACGAG ACACGAGGTGAGGAGCTCCATTTTGTGGAGAACGGCTGCCATGACAACCCCACCCTGGACGTCACGAGTGACGGGGGGCAGCCAGAGATGCAGGAGAAGAAACACCACCCGTACCACCACGCTAACGGACTGACGGCTGGGACCGGGTCTGGGGGGATGGccgggggggagggagggagcagtggCTGGCAGGTCCTGGTCAACAAACCTGGAAGGAAGGAAGAGGATAATATGGAAGAGGACACACACCTTTAG
- the podxl2 gene encoding podocalyxin-like protein 2 isoform X2, with product MMTVPGSPTTVPGLTSQGRETSQQDTSQEASGFFSEDGEDNKPLQSSVNLWDDVRDQVNITDLDRNSLRGYSQTLSQSSTSPMEEPRQGNHTSPFMTAMENLERELWEMERESSGLPVEPGYAQNQGLSTTTIPAADPVVPVDFTTLDPQYVPVHGGQESPPGDTVEVEVAEEEEETDGEMKRESTTTEPDVSIASSRPTLPEVGVFPSFGPLQPDNIHTEDREEVVEEGEEEDEEEEETVVLGGPGSDRGRGGAISPLTTVPSASLAPTVDFTEDSWDRLEDGREGREEEERRQEEQEVKNGGTELLTETDILHGAHFSQEIQQVICVDWSDLAGKGYIILNMSDSVDCDEFRVESGDRLLELLETAFSRKMDSPQGSWLISLSKPTMQDHQLLITLASEHGVIATKDVLSMLGEIRKGLHEIGIQSYSSASTCHSRPSQTRSDYGKLFVVLVIIGSVCVVIIASGLIYICWQRRLPTLKTRTRGEELHFVENGCHDNPTLDVTSDGGQPEMQEKKHHPYHHANGLTAGTGSGGMAGGEGGSSGWQVLVNKPGRKEEDNMEEDTHL from the exons ATGATGACCG TTCCAGGCAGCCCCACCACGGTACCAGGCCTAACCTCCCAGGGACGGGAGACCTCCCAGCAGGACACGTCCCAGGAGGCCTCAGGGTTCTTCAGTGAGGACGGTGAAGACAACAAGCCTCTCCAGTCCTCTGTTAATCTCTGGGACGATGTCAGAGACCAAGTCAACATCACTGATCTAGACAGGAACTCCCTCAGAG GTTACAGTCAAACCCTCTCCCAGTCCTCCACCTCTCCCATGGAGGAACCCAGACAGGGGAACCACACTTCTCCTTTCATGACTGCGATGGAGAACCTGGAGCGGGAGTtatgggagatggagagagagtccAGCGGCCTCCCCGTAGAGCCTGGCTATGCCCAGAACCAGGGCCTGTCTACCACCACCATCCCTGCTGCTGACCCGGTGGTTCCTGTAGACTTCACCACCTTAGACCCACAATATGTCCCTGTACACGGGGGCCAGGAATCACCTCCGGGGGACacagtggaggtagaggtagcagaggaggaagaggagacggATGGGGAGATGAAAAGGGAGAGTACCACCACTGAGCCTGACGTCTCCATCGCCTCCTCCAGACCCACCCTCCCAGAGGTGGGTGTCTTCCCCAGCTTTGGGCCCCTACAGCCAGACAACATTCATACAGAAGAccgggaggaggtggtggaggaaggtgaggaagaggatgaagaggaagaggagacagtGGTCCTTGGAGGACCTGGGAgtgacagggggagaggaggggccaTCTCTCCCCTGACCACGGTCCCCTCTGCTTCTTTGGCCCCCACAGTCGACTTCACAGAGGACTCCTGGGATCGTCTGGAGGACGGGAGGGAGGgccgggaggaggaggagaggaggcaggaggaGCAGGAGGTCAAAAATGGAGGAACAGAGCTGTTAACAGAGACAGATATCCTCCACGGTGCACACTTCTCACAGGAGATACAGCAG GTGATCTGTGTGGACTGGAGCGATCTGGCTGGGAAGGGCTACATCATCCTCAACATGTCAGACAGCGTTGACTGT GATGAGTTCCGTGTGGAGAGTGGGGACCGGCTCCTGGAGCTGCTAGAGACAGCCTTCTCTAGGAAGATGGACAGTCCTCAGGGCTCCtggctcatctctctctctaaacccacCATGCAGGACCACCAGCTGCTCATCACACTGGCCAGCGAACACG GAGTTATTGCCACCAAGGATGTGCTATCGATGTTAGGTGAGATAAGGAAAGGTTTACACGAG ATTGGCATCCAGAGCTACAGCAGTGCTAGCACCTGTCACTCCAGACCCAGTCAGACCCGTAGCGACTACGGGAAGCTGTTTGTGGTCCTGGTGATCATAGGTTCTGTCTGTGTGGTCATCATCGCCTCTGGTCTAATCTATATCTGCTGGCAGAGACGCCTGCCTACGCTGAAGACTAGG ACACGAGGTGAGGAGCTCCATTTTGTGGAGAACGGCTGCCATGACAACCCCACCCTGGACGTCACGAGTGACGGGGGGCAGCCAGAGATGCAGGAGAAGAAACACCACCCGTACCACCACGCTAACGGACTGACGGCTGGGACCGGGTCTGGGGGGATGGccgggggggagggagggagcagtggCTGGCAGGTCCTGGTCAACAAACCTGGAAGGAAGGAAGAGGATAATATGGAAGAGGACACACACCTTTAG